The DNA sequence AGGAATCGAGTTTATATCAAAAATAGTTACGGAATTATAAAAGGGAGACTTTTGATCGCGGAATATCCAATTAAGCTGATGTCTGACACTGCCAGAAAAAACGATAGACTGTTTCATGAACTGAATGCGACTCCGCAAAGCAGCCAACGCTTGCTCATGCCCTTCAATTTCCAAGATATCCTGAAACTCGTCGAAGGCTATGACATAGTCCGTTCGATTGCCAAGAACCTTACCCAGGGATTGAAGCGCCTTTTCCAGAGTATCTATCTCCTCATTGGGGCTGAGGCCCAAAGAAACATTAAATTTAAACTCATCGACAACTCCTGAGCTGACCGAAACAGAAGGTCCTATTTGTTTAGCTACATCCATGATCCTGGACATGAGAGGTTTGGACGCAGCCAAGGCATCCAGAATTCGCTTTATGACATCGGCCAGATCCTTGACAGCCATTAAGTCAACATACACCAGGTTCATTTTTGCCCGCCTGACCGCTTCATGAATGGCGGATGTTTTACCCGTTCTGCGCGGACCTATCAACGCAATCGACTGACCACTCTCGATCCTGCTTTGAATTCCAGCCATTTCTACCCGGTTGCAGAAGTCCCGGCCAGCCACCACCTTGGCGAAAACAAATGGGTTGCGAATGCTCATTACACAAACGGTAGTATACTAAAAGTATAATACGTCAAGTGCAATGGGCGCGCCGACTGCGCCCTAACTTTATTGGAATAATCTCTGCCGGATGGAGCTAAAGAAGCAAAGCATGGTTTAATGGATGATGGTTGAATGTGAAAAGCGAATGGCCACTACCGAGCGACCCGGCACGACATGACCACAATAAAACAAAGAGTGCAGGAAAAAGAAAAAAACGCTTTGCGTTCTATGCGCTCTTTTGCGGCTAAAATAGTGATAAATGAAGGTCGGTTCAAACGCCTAGAAGTATACACATATTCTAAATTTGAATAGCGGCCATTTAAGGCAGTGGATGATCTTTTAGATACCTGGGTTCACCACTGAGCGACTTATCATCCCCGACTGCTTTCATGCGGTCAGCCACAAGGCCGCGTAATTCAATGAGCACATCCTGGTAACTGGGATCATTAACCAGGTTAGTTTTTTCAAAAGGATCGCTTTCCACGAGGTAGAGTTCTTCAGGTGGACGTTCATGATAGGCTCGCAGGAACGCTGTAGCTTCCGGATCGGTTTTGGCAGCTTCGATCCAAGACGGCCAGTTGCGATTATAGTAAGGAGATTCGGAGCCAACGAGATCCATATGCGTCGTGTAATAAAACTCGGGGTACAGGTTCAAGATATATTTGAACTGCTCGGTCCGCACGGAACGAATGGGATAAACGCTCATGGCTTTATCGCCTTTCTGGACGGCAAAAATGCGGTCACGATGAGAGTCCGTTTTACCGAGCAAGACATTCTTAAATGATCGGCCATCGATTTTCCAAGGAATCCCCTCCCCTGCCACATCGATAAAGGTTGGAATGATATCGATCCAGCTAACCATGGCTCGTGTGGTCGTTCCTGGTTTTATCTTACCCGGCCAGACCGCAATAAGGGGTGTTCGGACTCCCGTCTCGTAAAGCGACCATTTTCCGAA is a window from the Verrucomicrobiota bacterium genome containing:
- a CDS encoding ATP-binding protein; this encodes MSIRNPFVFAKVVAGRDFCNRVEMAGIQSRIESGQSIALIGPRRTGKTSAIHEAVRRAKMNLVYVDLMAVKDLADVIKRILDALAASKPLMSRIMDVAKQIGPSVSVSSGVVDEFKFNVSLGLSPNEEIDTLEKALQSLGKVLGNRTDYVIAFDEFQDILEIEGHEQALAALRSRIQFMKQSIVFSGSVRHQLNWIFRDQKSPFYNSVTIFDINSIPRAKLEPFLARRFEKIGNVLTAESWNLLWSSTDGISGNIQQLCGAIYDLGVPKQVTDKQVEMALNNLIIQQSSSYADIMRNLPTHQAKTLSALAHHGGKEITGKLWMRNAGQTNASSVKKSVTALVKKELVWIHEKNYRIADPFFGVWLRMNYAQR